The Blastocatellia bacterium genomic interval GTTTAACTGAAGTAACAATGGTTGATGGGACAGGAAAAATAATAAATTCTAAAGATGACCCAGAGCTACTTTGGGCTTGCAAAGGCGGTGGAGCAGGAAATTTTGGCGTAATAACTCAAATGAAATTTAAGACTCATCTGTCACCAGCAATGCTAACTAGCCATCGATTTAGAAAATTTAATACTGATGCTCAAACGGCTGCCGACATACTGGAAAAGTGGTTTTTACTAACAACAAATTTACCAGAATCTTGTTTTTCTGTTTTTATCCTAAATAGAAAAACTGTTTTTATTTTGCTAACTAATTTTGCTCAAGAAACTGAACAGGTAAAAAGCTTAATTAATGAACTTTCAGCACTTACAGAAAAAACTTCTTTAGGAAAACCTCAAAAGCTTGATAGTGCAGTAAAAACTTTTTATGGGATACAAGAGCCTATTTTTTCAAAAAATTCTTCTGTAGGGCTTTATAAAAGTTTTGCTGATATTAAAAGTTTTATTGTCCCTACATTAGAGAAAATTTCTGCTACACCTGGAATGCTAATATCCATAGGCACTTTAGGAGGACAGATTGATAATGCTGAGTTTGCTAAAAATTCTGCTTTTGCTCATCGCTCACTCTATTATTTATCAGAACTACAAACTTATTACTCAGACCTTAAACAACAAGAAAAATTGCTTAAATCTTATAATGAGATACGCGATATTTTTCAAAATAATGGGATAAATACCCAATATATTAATTATCCTGACCTAGGATTTAAGGATTGGGAAAAAGCCTATTATGGCGATAACTATAAACGTCTTCAAGAAGTTAAAAGAAGATACGACCCAACAAATTTAATCCGACATGAGCAAAGTGTTCGGATAAGCTAATTAAAACTAAAACCTTTAACCCTCTTAATTATTCTAACCATTTGGTTTATGTGAAAGGATATGAAAAATGAAATTATTGAAAGTGATTTTGATTTCCGTCCGCTAGAAACTGCACCTGTCTTAGCAAAAGCTAAAAAACTTCAAAATAACCGTATTTATCGAGATAAAAAAGCTTTATTTTTTGCCGAAGGTGTTCGTAACTTTGTCCAAGCTGTCGATCAGGGTTTTTCTATAGACACTTTAATCTACAGCGAAAAACTTTTAATCTCTCCAATGGCAAGAAAACTTGTGCGACACTTAAAACGTGCTGGTGTTTCCTTTACTCGCCTTTCCCCAGAACAATTTAGAAGCATCTCACAAACTGAACGTGCATCAGGTGTAGCAGCGATTTTTCGCCAACATACACAAAAACTTAGTGAAATAAAGCCTGGCGGACATACTTGTTGGATTGTGTTAAGTGAAATTCGCTCACCAGGCAATTTAGGAACGCTTATTAGAACTTCTGCGGCTATTGGGGCTTCAGGCTTTATTTTGCTTGGTAACTCTATAGATCCATTTGATCCAAATGTTGTTAGAGCGTCAATGGGAGCTATATTTAAGCAAAATATCGCTAGAGCTTCACCTGATGAACTACGCACTTGGATAGATTTACATAAATTACAAGCCATAGGTGCTGCTCCAACTGGGTCATTGAACTACAACCAAGTTGCCTACATCCATCCTACAATCTTAATGTTAGGAAATGAGCGTTCAGGTTTAACCAAAGATCAAGAATCAATGTGTCAAAAAATTGTTCGCATCCCAATGGCAACCGGTATGGATTCGTTAAACGTTGCCATAGCTGGTAGTCTACTACTTTATGAAGTGTTTAGATCCCTTGAGCTACCTTGTTAAAATTAGAAAAGAAAAACTAAGGGTATTGTCTATATCCAAAACCCTAAGTATTATCACACTTAAGCGAGCTAGCCGCTAAGAATATCTTCTCTGATTCCAATAGTTGAGTTATTCTAAACGGCTTATCAATTTTATGAGGAAAACTTTGTGAAAGAATTATTAGCCGAGGCAGAAAGAAAATTGCCTCAAATGATTGAAGACCTAAAAACTTTAGTAGAAATTGAGTCCCCTTCTGATGCTCCTGAGGCAGTTAATAATCTAGCTAAATACTTAAGCCAAAGACTTGAAAAACTAGGAGCAAAACCTCAGCAAATAGCTGTTGAAAACGGTGGAAATGTTGTAAATGCTCGTTATGGTGGCGAAGGTCAGGCCGTAATGGTGCTAGGTCATATGGATACGGTTTGGCCGCTTGGTACATTGGCTCAACGTCCAGTAAGAATTGAAGGTGACAAGCTTTTTGGCCCTGGCAGTTTTGATATGAAAGCTGGTTTAGTTGTTGCATTACATACACTTGAACTACTACAAAGCTTAGATAAAAAGCCTAAACACCCAATCTTATTTTTCTTTAGCTCACTAGAAGAAACAGACTGCGAGCCTTATCAACCATTTTTAGAAAAACAAGCTCTTACTTGTGATTATGTTTTAGATTTAGAACCTGCCTGGCCCGGTGGATCAGTAAAAACTGAGCGTAAAGGTTGTGCTAATTATCTCTTAAATATTCGTGGTCGTGCGGCTCATGCTGGAGCAGACCCTAGAAAAGGAATCAGCGCGATTACAGAACTAGCTCATCAAATTCAAGTCTTAAACAGCTTAACTAATTATGACCAAGGAACTACAGTTAATGTAGGTGTTGTTCGTGGCGGAATCCGCCCTAATGTAGTTGCTGATCAAGCTATAGCAGAAATAGATGTCCGTTTTTGTCGTTTAACCGATGGTCAAGCCATAGATGCAGCTATTAAATCCCTCAAACCACATCTTGCAGGAGCAGAACTAGAAATCACTGGTAAAATCGGTATGCCTCCGCTTGAGCGCACAGAAAAAGTAATTTCTCTTTACCAAAAAGCTCAAAATATCGCTTTACAGCTAGGTTTTGAATTAGGGGAAGTTTCTACAGGTGGAGTAAGTGAAGCTTGCATCACATCAGCTTTAGGTGTGCCAACGCTAGATGGCTTAGGTGCTGATGGCGATGGAGCGCATGCTGAATATGAACACGTCTTGCTGCCTTCAATGGCAACCCGCACAGCTTTACTAGCAGGATTATTATTAGAACTGTGAAAACTGGTAAAGCTCGTAGCTATTTAGAATATTTATTTGTGCGTAGTGTCTTGGTCGGACTAGCTGCTTTGCCGCGTCCCATACGCTTAAAAGTGGCTTACTTTTTTGGTTACTTAGGCTATTTATTAGCTAAAAGACTTCGTAAAACAGCCCGTCGTAACTTAGAAATGGCTTTACCTGAGTTATCAGCAACTGAACATGAAAAAATTATTAAAGGGATATTTAGAAATTTTGGTCGTCTGCTAGCTGAATTTAGTTACTTTCCTAAATTTAACCGTGCAAAGATTGAAAAATTAGTTGTTTATGAAGGTTTAGAGCATTTTCAAAAAGGAGTGGAAAAAGGACGCGGTGTATTATTTCTTACAGGACATGTTTGGAGCATGGGAGCTTTCAGCCTTTGCTCATGCGGTATATGGACATCCTCATAATATTTTAGTTAGACAAATTGATAACCCTTACATTGACAAACTGGTAGATTATTACCGGGGCTGTAGTGGAAATAAAGCTATTGATAAAAATAATTCTGTTCGAGCAATTCTTTCTGCCTTAAAACGAGGTGAAGCTGTAGGAATTTTGATTGACCTAAACACGGTGCGAAATCAAGGTGTTTTTTGTGATTTTTTTGGTATTCCTGCTTGTTCTACTACAGGACTTGCTACCCTAGCACTACGAACTAAAGCGGCTGTAGTGCCAGGATTTCTACTTTGGGATGAAAAATTAGGTAAACATAAACTTCACTTTGAACCAGAAGTAGAGTTAATTGTTACTGGAGATCAAAAAGAAGATATTTATCAAAACACTGCTCAATTTAATAAAGTAGTGGAAAAGATTGTCCGGCTTTATCCTGATCAATGGATGTGGGTACATCGTCGCTGGAAAACCCGCCCAGAAGGTGAACCAAGCCTTTATTAATAATTTTTAGTGTAGCTAATATTACTAAATTTTATTTCGTAGTCCGGTCGTAATCATCAGCTAAACGCACAATATCATCTTCACCTACATAAGAACCACATTGCACTTCAATAACAATAACAGGTTCTACACCAATATTTTTTATTCTATGGACTGCCTTTATAGGAATAAAAACTGTTTCTCCTGCATTCAAAACAAGCTCTTGTTCATCACAAGTAACTAAAGCTTTGCCAGCAACAATTGTCCAATGTTCTGAGCGAAAATGATGATATTGCAAACTAAGACGGCGGTTAGGTAAAACTATAAACCGTTTAACTTTATAGTTTTCGCCTTCTTCTAATACAGTAAAACTGCCCCATGGTCTTTCTTCTGTAATAGAAGCTAAAGAATTATAACTAATAGTAGCTGCTGTCAATTTATTCCTCTTGCTCACCGAAATTATTTTAGAATTAAGTTTTACCATGATAATCAAATCTCCTTTATTGCTTCAAGCTATTATTTACAACTTCTTTTTGCTCAAAGAACGAAAGCCATTTGAAAAACTTGCAAAAATTCTCTATATAATACTAAACAAGGAAAAATTTCTATACTAAGTAGTTTTTTGAGGTCTAGTGCTGTGCTAAAATTGAGCAATCTGTTTTGATTGGAGAAACCTTCATGAGTGATGGCGCAAAAGTTTTAGTCAAAAAGCTCTCTTTTTGGGGCTTTTTAATGGTATTTTTAACTTGGTTAGCAAGACAAATCCTAGCTTATTTATTTGTAATTATTACTCCTTGGATAAATTGGCTACTTGGTTGGGCAGTGTTGATTGGAGCAGTTGTATTGGGTGTGGGACTCTTAGCAGGTGGCATTGCTGTTTATTTTGCTATTAGAGCTTGGAGAGGTAAACGAGAGGAAAAAAAGAAGGCTAATGAAAACAATTAAGCTTTACTTTTTAGCTGGTTTTGTTTGTGTAAGCCTACTTTTACAAAGTTGGCCTACACAAGCAAGTGATTTCCAAAGTAAAACTCGTCGACAAACACCTATAAAATCTAAAAAAAAGGCTGCTAATCCAACTGTTAATGCTGATACAAGTACAGATGAACTTAATGAAGAAAAAACTAAAAAAGCTGTAAAAAATTGGGTCTATCTTTGCGCCCCTTGTCATACTGTCCAAGCAACTGGTACAGAAAACGGCCCACCACTACTTGGAGTAAAAGCAAAAAGAAAATTTACATTAGTGCAATTAAAAAGGATCTTTGCTAAACCAGAAGACCATGGACTCTCAGAAGCAATCCCAGCTTTTCGCAAATTAAATCAAGCAGAAAGAGAAGAATTAGCAATTTGGTTTTCTAAACTTACTAAACCAGAAGATATTGTAGTAACAACTGACTTACCTAACCCACCACCATTTATTTTTGTTCAAAATTGTGCTGGCTGTCACGCTCCAGACGCTACAGGTAATATTGGGCCAAATTTACATAATGTTATTAATCGACGAAATCGAGAAACTATCTTAAAACTAATAAATGACCCTGCTAGCGTAGGAATTACTTCTAATATTATGCCAACCTTTTCTGAACTTTCTGAAGAAGAACAAAAGGAAATTGTAGATTGGCTATGCAGTTTAGCTACTAAGTAAAACCTATATAGAAAAATTAATTTTATTTATTGCATAACAAAAATATATAGAAACCAATAAACCTTTAAGAAACTAACTTACTACTCTGTAACTTAGTAGCCAATTCATAAACTGATTCTAAATCTTCTTGTTCTTTTATTTCTTCTAATTTTGATGAATCTGGTGTGTCAGCCTTTTTATCAGGTTTAGAAAATTGTATGAGTAAATAATCCTTTTCATAATTTGCTTTTACTGGTCGATATCCAATCATTGCAGCAGGTAAACTAATAATTCTACGCTGGTTTTCTAGCTGTAAAACTAACTCGCTCCCTGTGTTACGGATTCGCATTTTTGACCTATCTAGCATTGGCAGTCGTACCCGCATTTGGTAAATTTGTTGATCTTTGGTAATTTCAAAAACACAACCTTCAAACATTATTTTGGTTGGGTCAGAATCACTATAAAGATCTGTTGCAAGTTTGTTTAATCCTTCATACCCAATAACTTCTGTTGAATATTGTGCTGCTTGTTGTATTGGAAGAGGAGCAAAATCTATTTGAATTTCATCTAAGTAACGTTTCTGAACTGCTCGCCAGCCTTCTAAATAACCGCTATCAGGAGCAAGCACACGGTTAACAACAACTGAATCCACTAGCAAGCCATACATATTTAAGTAAGTAAGAGCGCGTTTTGACTCTTTGATTACCATTTTTTCTGGATTCATCACTAATCTAACCGTAGTCTTACTAGTATCTGACAAAAGTTTTTTCATAGCTTGCAGCTTTTTTAACATATTTTCCAGGGCGGTTATTACTTCTTCTGGAGTAAGCATTTCCTCAATACCTGGCGAAAGTTTTGCTAGTGGCCTAACAATTGGCTTAATAATATAATGATCTGCACGTCTAAGTAGTTTTACACTCCAAGATAAGGTTTGTGGCAATGCAAGTAAACGTAAGGTTTCTCCAGTAGGTGCAGCATCAACAATAATACAGTCATAGCAATTTGTTTCACTAAGTTCTTTGATACGTGCCAAACTAAATAGCTCATCCATTCCAGGCAAGATTGCAGCCTCATCTGCAAGCACTTGATCCATACCTTGAAGTGCTACTAGCCTAGCAATATGGGCGCGTACCGTCCCCCAGTTATCTTCTAAATCACTATAAACATTAGCCTCCATTGCCCACAGATTAGGCATAATTTCCTTTGCTTCATGACTTAGCTCTTGGTCAAAAACATCCCCTAAACTATGAGCAGCATCTGTGCTTAAAATTAAAGTTCGATGCCCTAAACTAGCAGCACGCAAAGCAGCAGCAGCAGCAACAGAAGTTTTACCTACTCCACCTTTGCCAGTATAAATAATTATTCTCATTAAAATATTTTTCCTTTGTCTCTATAGCTAACTTATTGCAATTATTATAATTTATAGATTTATAAACTTATTTATTTTATTACGTTATCAGACTAAGGTATCTCGAATTTTTATTTCTCCTGTTAAAGTACGATGTATAGGGCATTTGCTAGCAATTTCTAGTAATTTATTTTGTTGTTCCTCGGTCAAATTGCCTTTTAAGTAAATACGTCGGCGGATTTCATCCACTTTTCCTATTTTAGTTTCGCAGTCCTGACAATCTGACACATATTGTTTACTATGTACTAATACTATTTCTATCTCTTCTAACGGCCAACCTTTTCGTTGTGCATAAAGCTGTAGTGTCATTGAAGTACAAGCACCTAGAGCAGAAAGTAACAGACTATATGGATCTGGCCCTTCATCCTCACCACCTGCATTTACTGGCTCATCAGCAATTATAGTGTGTCCTCCTGCTTGAATTTGATTTTTCAATCCACTTAAGGATTTTACTGTTACTGTAACCATTAAGTTAAGCTCCAAAGATTGATAAATTGATGTTTTAATAGAGTTTATTCTATATGTTCTAAGTTTAGTCTCTATAAGAAACACTTTATAATAAAAGAAAACCCAACAAACTGCTTAAAAATTTGCTCTCTTAAAATATATAGCCTATCAGTTAATGTAAGCTACTAATCATAATTAATAATACCTTAAAGTATTAAAGACTTGCGGCTAATATTTTGCTAAGTTACACTAGCTTTTCCACTTATTCCTTAAAATCAATCATTAAAAGCCCTACAGAGGTAAATAAGTATGTCCAAGCCCCTAAAAGCCAAATTAACCTGGCTTTGTGTTTTAGTCCTCTTTATATTATTTCACTTAATTAACAACCCTTTAGCTAATAGTAAATCAAACAACACTAGAAATCTTACCGATATCTCTCCTTTAGCAATAACAGGTTGTCAGATAGCTAATTTTAGTGCTGCTACTAATTTTGCAGTTAACGGTTCTGGTTCACAAGCTATTGCAGCGGCAGATTTTAACCGAGATGGAATAATTGATCTGGTGACAGCAAATTTTCTTAGTAGTAATATTTCTTTGCTCTTAGGCAATAGAAATGGTCAATTTACCAATGCAGGAACTTTTAGCACAGAAACAGGCTTAGGCCCACGTTCTATAGTTGCTCAAGATTTTAACCTAGATGGTAATATGGATATTGCTACAGCTAATTTTAACAGTAATAATGTGGCTGTTTTTCTTGGTACTGGACAAGGTAGTTTTACTATGGCAACTAATTTTGCAATTGGTGATGAGGCTGTTGGGCCTATATTTATTGCTAAAGTAGACTTTAATCGAGATGGAAAAATGGATTTAGCTACTACTAATTTTAGTAGTGAAAATATTTCTATATTATTTAATGATGGATTAGGTAATTTTAATAGTGTAAATAAAATAGATCTAGCTGATGCTGTTGGCCCAAGGGGTCTGGCAATAGGCGACTTTAACCAAGATGGTAATCCTGATCTTGCTACAGCAAACTTTAATACAAATAATATTTCTATTCTTTTAGGTGATGGTAGCTTTGGAATTATTAACACAGTAAATTTTGATTTAGGGGCTACTTTGCCTTTTGCAATTGTTAGTGGAGATTTTAATCAAGATAACTTTTTAGATTTAGCTACTGCTAATGGTGATAATTCTGTCTCTATTCTTTTAGGTGATGGTTTAAGCAATTTTACTATAATTAATAAATTTGATCTTTTAGAAGGTATTACACCTCAATCTTTACAAACAGCCGATATTAATCAGGATGGTTTACTAGATCTAATTGCTGCTAACTCTAGCAGTAACAACTTATCGGCTTTGTTATGTGATGGAACAGGTAATTTTATTAACCTTACAACTCTACCTTTACCATTAGCAAAAGGCGTACAAAATTTAATTACAGCAGATTTTAATTTAGACAATAAATTAGATTTAGCTACTGCTAATCAAACTTCTGGAGATATTTCCGTTTTACTAAATAATTGTACTGTTACTTGTAGTGGTACATTTGCTAATGCTAATAATATTACTATTAGTGATATAGCTGGGCCCCAATCATCAACCATAGCTGATTTTAATCGGGATGGACTCCTAGATTTAGCTACTGCTAATCCTGGCAATGGCAATATATCTTTATTATTAGCAACAGGAAACAATAGTTTTTCTGGTACTAATAATTTTGCTACTGGAGGTATTCAACCTTTTTCTTTAACAAATGGAGATTTTAACCGTGATGGTAATTTTGATATTGCTACTGTTGATGTTGCAACTAATAACGTTTATGTCTTACTAGGGGATG includes:
- a CDS encoding lysophospholipid acyltransferase family protein: MFGAWELSAFAHAVYGHPHNILVRQIDNPYIDKLVDYYRGCSGNKAIDKNNSVRAILSALKRGEAVGILIDLNTVRNQGVFCDFFGIPACSTTGLATLALRTKAAVVPGFLLWDEKLGKHKLHFEPEVELIVTGDQKEDIYQNTAQFNKVVEKIVRLYPDQWMWVHRRWKTRPEGEPSLY
- a CDS encoding phosphomannose isomerase type II C-terminal cupin domain, whose product is MVKLNSKIISVSKRNKLTAATISYNSLASITEERPWGSFTVLEEGENYKVKRFIVLPNRRLSLQYHHFRSEHWTIVAGKALVTCDEQELVLNAGETVFIPIKAVHRIKNIGVEPVIVIEVQCGSYVGEDDIVRLADDYDRTTK
- a CDS encoding c-type cytochrome; this encodes MKTIKLYFLAGFVCVSLLLQSWPTQASDFQSKTRRQTPIKSKKKAANPTVNADTSTDELNEEKTKKAVKNWVYLCAPCHTVQATGTENGPPLLGVKAKRKFTLVQLKRIFAKPEDHGLSEAIPAFRKLNQAEREELAIWFSKLTKPEDIVVTTDLPNPPPFIFVQNCAGCHAPDATGNIGPNLHNVINRRNRETILKLINDPASVGITSNIMPTFSELSEEEQKEIVDWLCSLATK
- a CDS encoding RNA methyltransferase, encoding MKNEIIESDFDFRPLETAPVLAKAKKLQNNRIYRDKKALFFAEGVRNFVQAVDQGFSIDTLIYSEKLLISPMARKLVRHLKRAGVSFTRLSPEQFRSISQTERASGVAAIFRQHTQKLSEIKPGGHTCWIVLSEIRSPGNLGTLIRTSAAIGASGFILLGNSIDPFDPNVVRASMGAIFKQNIARASPDELRTWIDLHKLQAIGAAPTGSLNYNQVAYIHPTILMLGNERSGLTKDQESMCQKIVRIPMATGMDSLNVAIAGSLLLYEVFRSLELPC
- a CDS encoding OsmC family protein, encoding MVTVTVKSLSGLKNQIQAGGHTIIADEPVNAGGEDEGPDPYSLLLSALGACTSMTLQLYAQRKGWPLEEIEIVLVHSKQYVSDCQDCETKIGKVDEIRRRIYLKGNLTEEQQNKLLEIASKCPIHRTLTGEIKIRDTLV
- a CDS encoding M20 family metallopeptidase — protein: MKELLAEAERKLPQMIEDLKTLVEIESPSDAPEAVNNLAKYLSQRLEKLGAKPQQIAVENGGNVVNARYGGEGQAVMVLGHMDTVWPLGTLAQRPVRIEGDKLFGPGSFDMKAGLVVALHTLELLQSLDKKPKHPILFFFSSLEETDCEPYQPFLEKQALTCDYVLDLEPAWPGGSVKTERKGCANYLLNIRGRAAHAGADPRKGISAITELAHQIQVLNSLTNYDQGTTVNVGVVRGGIRPNVVADQAIAEIDVRFCRLTDGQAIDAAIKSLKPHLAGAELEITGKIGMPPLERTEKVISLYQKAQNIALQLGFELGEVSTGGVSEACITSALGVPTLDGLGADGDGAHAEYEHVLLPSMATRTALLAGLLLEL
- a CDS encoding FAD-binding oxidoreductase — protein: MKNKKKPTSRRKFIKLLALGSTSLGLTSCSEIPEKKEVVTNSLATPIAKTPLPEKKPTVDSTSPVNFVNSENVTFYQKGQAEYERLRQGHNKRINKFPRVIALCQNEKGVQEALTFAAAANLAVAIKSSGHSLEGLSCNDDGMVINLSKLNSIEWLENSEVKLGPACNLSQLYAELLPKGRLLPGGSCGGVAVGGLTLGGGYGMFSRKYGLTCDSLTEVTMVDGTGKIINSKDDPELLWACKGGGAGNFGVITQMKFKTHLSPAMLTSHRFRKFNTDAQTAADILEKWFLLTTNLPESCFSVFILNRKTVFILLTNFAQETEQVKSLINELSALTEKTSLGKPQKLDSAVKTFYGIQEPIFSKNSSVGLYKSFADIKSFIVPTLEKISATPGMLISIGTLGGQIDNAEFAKNSAFAHRSLYYLSELQTYYSDLKQQEKLLKSYNEIRDIFQNNGINTQYINYPDLGFKDWEKAYYGDNYKRLQEVKRRYDPTNLIRHEQSVRIS
- a CDS encoding ArsA family ATPase → MRIIIYTGKGGVGKTSVAAAAALRAASLGHRTLILSTDAAHSLGDVFDQELSHEAKEIMPNLWAMEANVYSDLEDNWGTVRAHIARLVALQGMDQVLADEAAILPGMDELFSLARIKELSETNCYDCIIVDAAPTGETLRLLALPQTLSWSVKLLRRADHYIIKPIVRPLAKLSPGIEEMLTPEEVITALENMLKKLQAMKKLLSDTSKTTVRLVMNPEKMVIKESKRALTYLNMYGLLVDSVVVNRVLAPDSGYLEGWRAVQKRYLDEIQIDFAPLPIQQAAQYSTEVIGYEGLNKLATDLYSDSDPTKIMFEGCVFEITKDQQIYQMRVRLPMLDRSKMRIRNTGSELVLQLENQRRIISLPAAMIGYRPVKANYEKDYLLIQFSKPDKKADTPDSSKLEEIKEQEDLESVYELATKLQSSKLVS